A genomic region of Fundulus heteroclitus isolate FHET01 chromosome 24, MU-UCD_Fhet_4.1, whole genome shotgun sequence contains the following coding sequences:
- the LOC105935450 gene encoding beta-1,3-galactosyltransferase 1, which produces MPSKVSCLYLLTVVCWASALWYLSVSRPSSSYVGQVSVPMRKAPKVSKNSTFSNIRTRSLNPHDFGYLINEVKKCEAELPFLVILISTTHKEFNARQAIRETWGDETTFPDVRVVTLFLLGRSTDAVLNQMVEQESQIFHDIVVEDFIDSYHNLTLKTLMGMRWVATFCPKAQYVLKTDSDIFVNMENLIYNLLKPNTKPRRRYFTGYVINGGPIRDIRSKWYMPRDLYPESKYPPFCSGTGYVFSADVAELIYKTSLHTRLLHLEDVYVGVCLRKLGIHPFQNSGFNHWKMAYSLCRYRRVVTVHQISPEEMHRIWNDMTSKKHLKC; this is translated from the coding sequence ATGCCTTCTAAGGTCTCCTGCTTGTACTTGCTGACTGTGGTATGCTGGGCCAGCGCTCTGTGGTACCTGAGTGTGTCCCGCCCTTCGTCTTCCTACGTGGGCCAAGTGTCCGTACCGATGCGCAAGGCGCCCAAAGTGAGCAAGAACTCCACGTTCAGTAACATCCGCACGCGCTCCCTCAACCCGCACGACTTCGGCTACCTCATCAACGAGGTCAAGAAGTGCGAGGCCGAGCTGCCTTTCCTCGTCATCCTGATCAGCACCACCCACAAGGAGTTCAACGCCCGTCAGGCCATCAGGGAGACGTGGGGCGACGAGACTACCTTTCCGGACGTGCGCGTGGTCACGCTTTTCCTGCTGGGCCGGAGCACAGACGCCGTCCTCAACCAGATGGTGGAGCAGGAGAGCCAGATATTTCACGACATCGTCGTAGAGGACTTCATTGACTCGTACCACAACCTGACACTTAAGACGCTGATGGGCATGCGCTGGGTGGCCACGTTCTGCCCCAAGGCTCAGTATGTTCTCAAGACAGACAGCGACATCTTTGTCAACATGGAGAACCTCATCTACAACCTCCTGAAGCCCAACACCAAGCCAAGACGGAGGTATTTCACGGGCTACGTCATCAACGGTGGGCCAATCAGAGACATCCGCAGCAAGTGGTACATGCCCAGGGATCTCTACCCTGAAAGCAAATACCCGCCGTTCTGCTCTGGCACTGGTTACGTCTTCTCAGCCGACGTGGCCGAGCTCATATACAAGACCTCCTTGCACACCAGGCTCCTGCACCTGGAGGACGTTTACGTCGGCGTGTGTCTCCGTAAGTTGGGCATCCACCCCTTCCAGAACAGCGGCTTCAACCACTGGAAGATGGCCTACAGCCTCTGCCGCTACCGGCGGGTGGTCACCGTCCACCAGATCTCCCCTGAGGAGATGCACCGCATCTGGAACGACATGACCAGCAAGAAACACCTCAAGTGTTAG